CTGAGGAAACAGAAATGGGTTAATTCAGGTTTATACTGTTTCAATAGAAAAATACTTGACTCCATTGTTGGAAATGTATTTTCTGATCTCCCAAAAGACCTTTTCCCGGGACTAACTGCCAACTCAGAGCTTTTTGGGTACCCCCTACAAGGATACAGATGCTCTGTTGACTCTCCGGAAAGGTACCGTCAATTACAGGCAGACTTCAATAATCAGAATTTAATTAAATTATTCAGCAGGGAACATGACAATAAATTATGAAGAAAGGACCTACGAAGCATCTCGAAGATACTTTAAGGCGATGATCGGTCTGCTCAATAATATTAAGGCTTCTGACAAGTCCGGCAGAGAAATCAAATTGCACGATGCCATAGGGATTTCCGTAGAAATGATACTGGCAGTGTCCCATGCCCAAAGGAAACTAATGTTTATAGGGAACGGAGCAAGCCAGTCGATTTCGAGCCATATATCAACCGATATAATGAAAAATTGCGGCATACGAACCACAGCTTTTACGGATCCGTCGATGCTTACCACTTTCAGCAATGATTTTGGTTATGAGTATGTATTTCAGAAACCTATAGAAATTCTTGCTGATGAAGGTGACATTTTAATTGCTATTAGCAGTTCTGGTAAATCCATTAATATTCTTAACGCATGCAATGCCGCACTGAGACGCTCATGCAGTATAATTACCATGTCAGGTTTCAGTAAGGACAATCCGCTCAGGTCTCTGGGTGATATCAATTTTTTTGTCCCCGTCAGCGAATATGGGCCTGTGGAAGTTGTTCATCATGCAATATGCCATTGCATCGTGGATATGATCATTAAGATGAAATCGGAAGCCCGCTAATGCCCGGTCAATCCAGTTTTATAATAAAAAATATTATATAAGGTAATACTATTTTATGATGTCAGATACAATCGTTGTTATCGGCAGCAATTCATTTTCGGGAGCCAGTTTTACAGCCTATGCACTTGAAAAAGGCTTTGAAGTTTTGGGGCTAAGCAGGTCAGAGGAACCGCATCCGGTATTTCTTCCCTACCGATGGATAAAACCCAAGATGCAGAAACAATTTCAGTTCCACAAAATGGATATTAATAAGGACATAGATGGAATCATTGATCTCATTCAAAAAAATAAAATTAAATACATATTCAATTTTGCAGCACAAAGCATGGTGGCCGAAAGCTGGCAAAATCCCGAGCATTGGTTCCAAACCAATGTCGTTTCTAACGTTAAGCTTCATGACAGGCTCAGGCATTGCGATTTTCTAAAAAAATACGTGCATGTTTCCACCCCCGAAGTTTATGGCTCATGCCAGGGGCTCATATCCGAGAGTACCAATTATAATCCCAGTACTCCTTATGCGGTATCGCGAGCGGCTGCGGACATGAGCCTGATGACTTTCTACCGCGCATATAATTTTCCTGTGGCCTTCACCAGAGCTGCCAATGTGTATGGACCAGGCCAACAGCTCTATCGTATTATACCCAGAACTATTCTTTTTTTCCTGATAGGAAAGAAACTTCAGCTGCATGGCGGTGGAGAGTCTGTCCGATCTTTCATCCATATCCGGGATGTTGCCGAGGGAACTCTGCGTTTGGCTGAAAAATCCACTTCGGGCGAAATATACCATCTCTCCACATCGCGTAATATTTCCATTCGTGAACTGGTGCTGATGATTGCAAACCAGATGGGAGTATCATTTGAAGATCATGTTGAGATTGTCGGCGAGCGTCTTGGAAAAGATTCTGCCTATCTTCTGGACAGCACCAAGGCCAGGAGTACACTGGGCTGGGCAGATACAGTGTCCCTTGAGCAGGGGATAGAGGAATCAATTTCATGGGTTCGACAGAACCTGGATGACATAAAGAAACAGCCGTTAGATTATATTCATAAACCATAAGTAAGGAAAAAATAGATGAACATACTGCTTACCGGCGGATGCGGCTATGTCGGGTCAACGCTTACGCCACGATTGCTCCAGGAGGGGCACCATGTTACCGTTGTGGACATTATGTGGTTCGGCAACTATCTCAAGGAGCATAAGAATCTCAAGGTTGTCCGTATGGACATTCGTGATACGGCGTCTATTCCCATGGACGGGATAGACGCGATCATTCATCTTGCCAATATTGCCAATGACCCAAGCTGTGATTTGAATGCGAAGCTTGCATGGGAAGTAAATACGCTTGCTACAATGCAGATAGTTGAAAAGGCGATAAAGAGTGGTGTGCGGCAATTTATTTATGCCAGCTCCGGGAGCGTGTATGGCGTCAAGGATGAACCTGAGGTTACCGAGGATCTGGAACTCGTTCCGATATCGGATTACAATAAGACGAAGATGATCAGCGAACGCGTACTGTTAAGCTACAAAGATTCCATTATACTACAAATAGTCCGCCCCGCAACAATCTGCGGTGTGTCCCCCAGAATGCGTCTTGATCTTTCAGTGAATATGCTGACTATGCAGGCGTTGACAAAGGGGGAAATTACTGTTTTCGGCGGTAACCAGACGCGTCCGAACATACATCTAAAAGACATGATCGAGGTATATTCACACTTCCTGGCCGGAGGGGAAAGTATCCGCGGCATTTATAACGCCGGCTTTGAAAACATGAGTATCATGACCATAGCGGAAACAGTGAAGGAGTATACAAATGCAAAGATCACCGTAACCGAGTCCAATGATCCACGCTCATACAGGTTGAATTCCGATAAACTGCTGGGTACCGGGTTCAGACCGCGCCAAATGGTCCGCGATGCAATTCGTGAGGTCATGGAGGCTTATAAAGCTGGAACGTTGCAGGAAAGGGATGAGTGGTACAGTATCAAGACACTGAAGTCATTAAGTAATTTAGCATAAACGGCAGGAGAGCAGAATGGGAAAGGAAGTTGATTTACTGGTTAACTACCCGAAGACGAAAAGAAACCTTGACGAAAGGGTCGAGGAAAAAACTGAAGAGGTGAGGGCTGTCGCCAGAAAATTTGGGAAAGAATTTTTTGATGGCGACAGAAAATATGGATATGGAGGATTTAATTACTTCTCCCGTTTCTGGCAGCCGGTGATTCCCACGTTCGAGGCTCATTTTAACCTTACTTCTGCCAGTTCCGTGCTGGATGTCGGATGTGGAAAAGGATTTATGCTGCATGATCTGGCACAACTAATCCCGGGAATCACCGTGAAGGGTATCGATATATCTGAATATGCCATTGAAAACACGATAGAGGACATGAAGCCGTATGTTCAGGTCGCCGACGCTAAGAAATTACCCTTCCCCGATAAATCATTCGATGTGGTCATATCGATCAACACGGTGCATAACCTGGAAAGGGACGAATGCGGGAAAGCGCTTCAGGAGATTGAGAGGGTAAGCCGTGGAAAGAGCTTTATTACGGTCGACGCTTACCGCACTGATGAGGAAAAGAAGCGCATGTATGCATGGAACCTGACTGCAAAAACAATTATGAGCGTGGACGAATGGATTTCTTTTTTCGGTGAAATCGGATATACCGGGGATTACTTCTGGTTCATCCCCTGATGGCATAATGTATAAAGACGAACATATGAAAAAGCTAGATTCCGTTGATGTCTCCGTTGCTCGAAAACTTCTTGAAGTCATGATGCGTATCCGGAATGTCGAGGAAGCAATTTCATCGCACTATGCTGAATGGAAAATGCGGTGCCCCACCCATTTGTGTACAGGGCAGGAAGCGGTGGCTGCAGGAGTTTGCATGTCCCTGAGAAAGAATGATTTTGCGGTGAGCACCCACAGAGCCCACGGGCATTACATTGCGAAAGGCGGGGATATAAACAGCCTCATTGCTGAAATTTACGGCAAAGCCACAGGCTGTTCCAGGGGCAAGGGTGGATCCATGCACCTGGTTGATCTCAATGCGGGATTTATGGGAAGTACCGCTATTGTGGGCGGAACGATACCCATTGGTGTAGGACTGGGGCTCTCAATCAAGCTTAAAAAAACAGATCAGGTGAGTGTCGTTTTTTTCGGTGATGGAGCAGTCGAAGAAGGTGTTTTTTACGAATCGGTGAATTTTGCAGTCCTGAAAAAGCTACCCGTGCTGTTTATATGCGAGAATAATTTATATTCCGTTTACTCACCGCTCTCGGTACGCCAGCCCGGGGACAGGAATATTCATACAATGGTGGAGGCCATGGGGATTCATGCCGATTTCGGTGATGGCAACAACGTGTGGGAAGTATACACAAAAGCAGATTATAATATCAAAAAAATTCGTGAAGGCGATGGCCCGCGCTTCATTGAATTTGCCACTTACCGGTGGCGAGAACATTGCGGACACCTATACGATAACGATCTTGGTTATCGAAGTGAAGAAGAATTTCTCTGCTGGAAAGAGAAAGATCCGATCGGAACATATGTCAACCATTTGCTGGCACAGGATATAATCACAAGAGATACTATAAGCGAAATGGAAAGGAAAATATTATCGGACATAGAAGATGCCTTTAACTTCGCGGAATCATCATCTTTTCCGCCTCTGCATGACTTTACGACAGACTTATTTAAAGAATAGGGAGCAGTAATGCCGCGTAACTCAACATATGCAAAAGCTATCAACGAGGCTTTAGCCATAGCATTAGAAAGCGATCCGAATGTCATCTGCTATGGGCTTGGCGTTGACGACCCAAAGGGTGTGTTCGGGACTACGCTTGGTTTGAAGGAGCGTTTTGGAGGAGAGCGGGTATTTGATATGCCCACTTCGGAGAACGCCATGACGGGTATTGCTATCGGAGCCGCACTTAATGGCATCCGTCCTGTAATGACTCATCAACGTCTTGATTTTTTTCTGCTTGCTATGGACCAACTGGTGAACAATGCGGCTAAATGGCATTTCATGTTCGGCGGGAAGATGTCGGTTCCTATCACCATCAGGTTGATCCTTGGACGCGGCTGGGGACAGGGACCGACGCATTCCCAGAGCCTGCATTCTTGGTTTGCCCATGTGCCGGGACTCAAGGTCGTCATGCCAACAACCGCACATGATGCGAAGGGGATGCTTCTGTCGAGTATATTTGACAACAACCCCGTTCTGTTCCTTGAGCATCGGTGGTTGCATAATATCGAAGGGGACGTGCCAGAAGATGATTAC
The window above is part of the Spirochaetae bacterium HGW-Spirochaetae-1 genome. Proteins encoded here:
- a CDS encoding NAD-dependent epimerase/dehydratase translates to MNILLTGGCGYVGSTLTPRLLQEGHHVTVVDIMWFGNYLKEHKNLKVVRMDIRDTASIPMDGIDAIIHLANIANDPSCDLNAKLAWEVNTLATMQIVEKAIKSGVRQFIYASSGSVYGVKDEPEVTEDLELVPISDYNKTKMISERVLLSYKDSIILQIVRPATICGVSPRMRLDLSVNMLTMQALTKGEITVFGGNQTRPNIHLKDMIEVYSHFLAGGESIRGIYNAGFENMSIMTIAETVKEYTNAKITVTESNDPRSYRLNSDKLLGTGFRPRQMVRDAIREVMEAYKAGTLQERDEWYSIKTLKSLSNLA
- a CDS encoding phosphoheptose isomerase; this encodes MTINYEERTYEASRRYFKAMIGLLNNIKASDKSGREIKLHDAIGISVEMILAVSHAQRKLMFIGNGASQSISSHISTDIMKNCGIRTTAFTDPSMLTTFSNDFGYEYVFQKPIEILADEGDILIAISSSGKSINILNACNAALRRSCSIITMSGFSKDNPLRSLGDINFFVPVSEYGPVEVVHHAICHCIVDMIIKMKSEAR
- a CDS encoding acetoin dehydrogenase — its product is MKKLDSVDVSVARKLLEVMMRIRNVEEAISSHYAEWKMRCPTHLCTGQEAVAAGVCMSLRKNDFAVSTHRAHGHYIAKGGDINSLIAEIYGKATGCSRGKGGSMHLVDLNAGFMGSTAIVGGTIPIGVGLGLSIKLKKTDQVSVVFFGDGAVEEGVFYESVNFAVLKKLPVLFICENNLYSVYSPLSVRQPGDRNIHTMVEAMGIHADFGDGNNVWEVYTKADYNIKKIREGDGPRFIEFATYRWREHCGHLYDNDLGYRSEEEFLCWKEKDPIGTYVNHLLAQDIITRDTISEMERKILSDIEDAFNFAESSSFPPLHDFTTDLFKE
- a CDS encoding dTDP-glucose 4,6-dehydratase, coding for MMSDTIVVIGSNSFSGASFTAYALEKGFEVLGLSRSEEPHPVFLPYRWIKPKMQKQFQFHKMDINKDIDGIIDLIQKNKIKYIFNFAAQSMVAESWQNPEHWFQTNVVSNVKLHDRLRHCDFLKKYVHVSTPEVYGSCQGLISESTNYNPSTPYAVSRAAADMSLMTFYRAYNFPVAFTRAANVYGPGQQLYRIIPRTILFFLIGKKLQLHGGGESVRSFIHIRDVAEGTLRLAEKSTSGEIYHLSTSRNISIRELVLMIANQMGVSFEDHVEIVGERLGKDSAYLLDSTKARSTLGWADTVSLEQGIEESISWVRQNLDDIKKQPLDYIHKP
- a CDS encoding alpha-ketoacid dehydrogenase subunit beta, whose product is MPRNSTYAKAINEALAIALESDPNVICYGLGVDDPKGVFGTTLGLKERFGGERVFDMPTSENAMTGIAIGAALNGIRPVMTHQRLDFFLLAMDQLVNNAAKWHFMFGGKMSVPITIRLILGRGWGQGPTHSQSLHSWFAHVPGLKVVMPTTAHDAKGMLLSSIFDNNPVLFLEHRWLHNIEGDVPEDDYRIPIGKAALMKKGKDLTIISISYMTIEALHVTDLLEKNGINCELIDLRSVSPLDWEAVYCSVKKTGRLIVLDISSAMVSVAGEIVARVSMDLFEYLKCAPARLALPDYPSPTSYGLSKTYYKRAEDIVSEIGKMMGKDLSKLEEEIVNSRKTPHDSPGDWFKGPF
- a CDS encoding methyltransferase type 11, which gives rise to MGKEVDLLVNYPKTKRNLDERVEEKTEEVRAVARKFGKEFFDGDRKYGYGGFNYFSRFWQPVIPTFEAHFNLTSASSVLDVGCGKGFMLHDLAQLIPGITVKGIDISEYAIENTIEDMKPYVQVADAKKLPFPDKSFDVVISINTVHNLERDECGKALQEIERVSRGKSFITVDAYRTDEEKKRMYAWNLTAKTIMSVDEWISFFGEIGYTGDYFWFIP